The Alnus glutinosa chromosome 7, dhAlnGlut1.1, whole genome shotgun sequence genome includes a region encoding these proteins:
- the LOC133872241 gene encoding uncharacterized protein LOC133872241 — MGTREVYEEKLRSGNLYHDPTINPGLGSPRCPRCLSLVIPNSVKGEWTITSVLHDATAVAGTGIGAMLSAVHGFNTGIPYLQNRVKGPKWLPFLVGLPPLLLFSGASAAFGGYALPKFTQLTVTSYYAASSASHYGVSLLTRHIEEANATQTRQERLR, encoded by the exons ATGGGGACGAGAGAGGTGTACGAAGAGAAGCTAAGGAGCGGCAATCTCTACCACGACCCTACCATCAACCCCGGCCTTGGCTCGCCTCGCTGCCCTCGCTGTCTCTCCCTCGTAATCCCTAATTCC GTAAAGGGTGAATGGACCATCACTTCAGTCCTACACGACGCCACTGCTGTG GCTGGAACAGGTATTGGTGCGATGCTTAGTGCAGTTCATGGTTTCAATACAG GTATCCCATACCTTCAAAATCGTGTGAAGGGACCAAAGTGGCTTCCTTTTCTAGTTGGG CTTCCTCCGCTGCTACTCTTTTCTGGCGCCAGTGCTGCATTTGGAG GTTATGCGCTTCCAAAGTTTACTCAACTCACAGTGACATCCTATTATGCCGCCTCAAGTGCCTCTCATTATGGGGTATCACTTCTCACCCGTCATATTGAAGAGGCCAATGCTACCCAGACTCGGCAAGAAAGGCTTCGATGA